The sequence below is a genomic window from Pleurocapsa sp. PCC 7327.
CGATGAAAATGGGGGACATGGAGATGAGCGCGAACCCCATGCAAATGCGGATGGGCAATATGGAAATGCGTATGGGTTCGGCAACTCAAACTCAAGTCAATCGACGCTTTTGCAGCCAATGCGGCGCACCTGTCGAACCGAGCGATCGCTTTTGTTCGAGTTGCGGTCATCACCTCGGTTAGCTACCTCTAGCTTAATGTTGGCATTTATTCTCCCATCAATGCCAACACTAAGTTAACATCAGCATTGGGCTTCCTCTTCCTCGGCAGGCAGATCGAACAATACTAACGTCATGTACTTCTCTGCCCACTCAGAACCAAATGCTTTCTCCAAAACTCGTCGAGTTTTATCGTTTTTCTGTTGCTTGGTGCAATAGTAGCGCTGTCCGGCAGAATATAACGCTTGTTGTTGGGGAGGAACGGGTTGCGATTGGATTGCTTGATTGCAATGAATCTCTAAGAAACTCTCAACGCGAGAGAGAAATTGGGTTTCTTCCTCTTGGTTACTCGGACGAATAAACAGACAAAACTCCGAGAAAATATCTCCCCAAGCTGGGAGAGGACGAGGCTGAGCAAATTGAGGGCTGGGTAAAGCTTTTAAAGCAGTTTGATAGGCTGGCGGGAGGATCCGTTCCGGGTTAGTTGGGGATAAGTCCGCGATCGCAGCACTGACTTCACCCCGACCCGCCACGATATCGCAGCCAAACATGGGCAGAGCATATTCTGGTTTGGGAAACATGACGCAGTGCAAAATATCCAGATTGCTGCCCACTTTTGCCAGTTCGAGGTGCATTTTGCGAAACTGAGGGGTCTGAAAGCAGCGATTTTCAATGACCAGTTTTTCCCCTTCCAGCTTTCCTTCGACGTAGCCTAAGTCCTCTGGCAATTCGTAAGGAGATAAGTCGAGATACTTTTGCCAAGAGGACAGAATCAGGTCAGCTAGCTGACGAATAAGGGGGTGTTGTCGTTCGCCAATAGAGGATTTCAAAGTTTCTAACATTCCAAGCATTCAAGCCTTGCCAGAGTGCGATAGGATCGAAAAAATCTGCTAAAAGGTATCTCTATAAAAAGATATACCGAGACCGAGCGCTATCCGTATCGATTAAGACATAAATTAACTATAACTATAGGAGAGACTGATTATGTTTGGATTGGGATGGCCCGAAGTGGCTATTATTGCGATCGTTGCGCTAATTATCCTGGGTCCGAAAAAAATTCCAGAACTCGGTAGTGCCATAGGTAAAACCTTACGCGGTTTCAAGGAGGAGATCGGTAAACCCCAGGAAATTTCTTCTAGCGAAGACAAAGAAGAGGATTGATAGGGGAGATGAGGGGACGGGGAGGGCGGGGAGACAAGGGAGAAATAATCCTCAATCCAAAATCCTTTCATCTAAAATGGTATGGCCGCTAACTAATAACCAATAATTAATAATAAATTGACTAACAGCAATGGGATATTCGGTTGAGGTTAATAGTAGTAATTTTAATAGCGAAGTTATCGAGCAATCTTATACTAAACTCGTTTTAATCGATTTTTTTGCGACTTGGTGCGGTCCTTGTCAGTTATTGAAACCAGTTTTAAAGAAGCTGGTTAAGGAGTATGATTTTATCCTGGCACAAGTCGATATTGACAAAAATCAAGATTTAGCCAATCAATATGGCATCGAAGGCGTACCGGACGTAAGAATTGCACTCAAGGGAGAAATGTACCCCGGATTCGTTGGCGCCCTTTCAGAAGCCCAATTGCGAGACTTGCTGGAGAGGCTCAATCTCAAGTCAGAATTAGACTTGGGATTAGAAAAAGCTAAAGGCGCGATCGCTTCTCAGGACTTTCGAGGTGCGAAACAGATATTCGACAATTTGTTGGTCCAATATCCCGAAAATCCCCATGTAGCTATCGAAGCAGCGCGTTTTTTGTTACGAATCGGACAACTGCAAGACGCAGAAAGGATAGCACGAACGATTGGAGAGGATAATCGAGCATTCTACCCCAAAGCCCAGGCAATTCAAACCTTGATTCAACTCAAACAAGCGGCTGACAATTCAGGGGACAGCGAATTAGATCGATTATTTGCTCGCGCAGCTCGTTTGGCGTTGTCTGAAGATTACGAAGGGGCATTTTCCCTCTTTTTACAAATCGTCCAAGAGAACCGTCAATATAGAAACGATGGGGCGAGAAAAGCGATGGTGTCTCTTTTCAATTTATTAGGACTCGACCATCCCTTGACCAAGCAGTATCAACAAGAATTAATGATGGCGCTCTATTAGGTTGGCGCTAAATAAATCTTAAACGAGCAATTTTCTTTTCTATTAGTAAGGAAAAAATTAATTTTGCGCAAACAAACAGTAGAGCTTTCAATTGAATCAAGCTCTAATAACGAGTTAGCGATCGCTCAAACAAACCAATTTATTTTTTAAATTTATAGGGTAAAAAATATTTACTATTTTTTTGTCCTTAACGTATTATACATGATATCTACTTTAGCGATCTCCATCAAAAGTTTGATTCTCTCAGATCTTTATTATATGTAAAAAATACATAATAGCTTTATTTCTATTTTCCGCCTATATAAAGAGTTAGGTTGCCTGAGCTGATTGGCAATCGAATAGATTATGTAGTGATTGACTTAATTGGGCAGCAATCCGAGCAAGCAAACTGTCCGATTTAATCATGGAAAACTTTGACATACAGCATCAGTTAATCGCGAATTACAGAGTCAGTCAAAAACAAGAGGGCTAGATGAGGTTTTTAGAGTTCTTCGATCGCATTTACGTCATAAATTTGCCTTACAGAGTCGATCGACGTAAAGCTATAGAAAAGGAACTCAACCAGGCAGGAATATCTTTTCTGTCCGAAAAGGTCGAACTATTTGCGGCAATTAGACCGGATAGCGCTGGTTTTTTTCAGTCAATTGGGTACAGGGGAGCATTTCTAAGCCATTTAAACGTTCTCAGGCAAGCAAGAGAACGCGGGTTAAACAATGTTCTGATTATGGAAGACGATCTAGAGCTATCAGAAGATTTTAAAAAGTATGAAGATCTCTTAATCGCAGAGCTAATGGGAAGAGATTGGGATATCGTTCATTTTGGCCATAGCATTGAACCAATCGCTAGCGCTAGAGAAGTTTCCCTCCCTATACTGCAACCTTTTTCTGGAGAATTAATTGGCGCTCAATTCTACGGAGTTAATGGTAAGGTCTTGGATCGATTAATCGATTTCTTTGAAGCATTGCTACAGCGACCTGCGGGACATCCCGAAGGAGGTCCGATGTCTCCGGATGGGGCTTATAATTTTTTTCGGTGGCAGAATCCTGACGTTGTTAGGCTAATTGCCGTTCCAAGTTTTGGCGGTCAGCGAAGTTCGCGTAGCGATATTACTCCAAGCTGGTTCGATCGCTTGCCTATTTTACGTTTTCTGGCAAGAGTTGCTAGAGAGATAGGTTTGGTAAGGATGCTAAAGAATTTTTCTTCTCTCAAGCAGGCGAAGCGTCGCAAACCTTAAGGAAGACAATCTCATACCATTCTTAAAGCGATCGCACAATTTGCCGATAATACCATCTCTAAAAAAGAACGCTACAGATGCTCGAAGGAAAAAGCCTTACACCTAGAGCTGCTTAATTGCGAACCGACGCGGACTCCCACGAAGTGGAGGAGCATCGGCGAATTGGTATAATTCCTGCGAGCATCGCTAAAATTTTCCCAATGCTATGACTGCATTTTGACCCCCAAACCCAAAACTAAAACACATCGCCTGCCGAATCTCTCCCCGACGCGGCGCAGTGACTAAATTCAACTGAAACTCCGATTCTTTCAACCCCACGCAAGTAGGGAATTCCTGGCGCTTCAGAGCCATTAAACAAAAAGCCGCTCCAATTGCCCCAGAGGCTCCTAGTGTATGGCCAGTAGCCCCTTTGGTCGAACTGACGGCAACGCCATGGGGAAATAAAGACTGAACCAGACTAGCTTCTCTTGCATCATTAAGTTTAGTACTGGTTCCGTGAGCGTGAATATAATCTATCTCGGTAGCCGATAAATTACTGCGCTCTAGACAATCCTTGACGGCTATAGTTGCGCTGCGATTGTCTATTGAAGGCGCACTGATATGAGTTGCATCGCAAGTCAAACCAAACCCCAAAATCTGACCGTAAATAGCTGCGCCGCGACTCAACGCTAATTCGGCTGACTCCAGCACCAATATTGCCGCACCTTCTCCTAAAACCAAGCCTTCCCGGTGCTTATCAAAAGGATAGCAACCCGTCGCTGCCAGAGCGCCCATTTGCTGAAATCCTGCTAGCGTCAGTGGCGTTACGGGGGCTTCTATTGCTCCTGCAATAACGCGCTGACATTTCCCTTGTTGAATCAGTTCAAAAGCTTGCGCGATCGCCCAAATTCCCGTGGCGCAAGCTGCCATTGGCGCTAGTACGATCGCCGTCGTTCCTATCTGACGCGCCGCCGCGATCGCACCTTGGTTTGGTAGCGTTTCTAACCAATTTTCTAGCTGTAGCGAATCTCTATCCCCGTGCAATTGACTCGCGTATTGCTCCCAGACTGCCTGACAACCGCGACTAGAACCAATAACGACTCCGCAGTCTGGCAAAGGAGTAGTTAATCTCCCATCTTCTAGGGCGGCTGATAGGACAAGTCGAGTCAGCTTCGTTAATTGGGTTGGCGATTTCCCGATTAGTCCTAACGGATAGGCAGGAAGTTCTGGAAAAGGACGCTGGAGTCTA
It includes:
- a CDS encoding phycocyanobilin:ferredoxin oxidoreductase, translating into MLETLKSSIGERQHPLIRQLADLILSSWQKYLDLSPYELPEDLGYVEGKLEGEKLVIENRCFQTPQFRKMHLELAKVGSNLDILHCVMFPKPEYALPMFGCDIVAGRGEVSAAIADLSPTNPERILPPAYQTALKALPSPQFAQPRPLPAWGDIFSEFCLFIRPSNQEEETQFLSRVESFLEIHCNQAIQSQPVPPQQQALYSAGQRYYCTKQQKNDKTRRVLEKAFGSEWAEKYMTLVLFDLPAEEEEAQC
- a CDS encoding beta-ketoacyl-ACP synthase, with amino-acid sequence MNVVVTGIGLLCCLGSLSESWQNLLARRSGIRLQRPFPELPAYPLGLIGKSPTQLTKLTRLVLSAALEDGRLTTPLPDCGVVIGSSRGCQAVWEQYASQLHGDRDSLQLENWLETLPNQGAIAAARQIGTTAIVLAPMAACATGIWAIAQAFELIQQGKCQRVIAGAIEAPVTPLTLAGFQQMGALAATGCYPFDKHREGLVLGEGAAILVLESAELALSRGAAIYGQILGFGLTCDATHISAPSIDNRSATIAVKDCLERSNLSATEIDYIHAHGTSTKLNDAREASLVQSLFPHGVAVSSTKGATGHTLGASGAIGAAFCLMALKRQEFPTCVGLKESEFQLNLVTAPRRGEIRQAMCFSFGFGGQNAVIALGKF
- a CDS encoding twin-arginine translocase TatA/TatE family subunit; its protein translation is MFGLGWPEVAIIAIVALIILGPKKIPELGSAIGKTLRGFKEEIGKPQEISSSEDKEED
- a CDS encoding glycosyltransferase family 25 protein → MRFLEFFDRIYVINLPYRVDRRKAIEKELNQAGISFLSEKVELFAAIRPDSAGFFQSIGYRGAFLSHLNVLRQARERGLNNVLIMEDDLELSEDFKKYEDLLIAELMGRDWDIVHFGHSIEPIASAREVSLPILQPFSGELIGAQFYGVNGKVLDRLIDFFEALLQRPAGHPEGGPMSPDGAYNFFRWQNPDVVRLIAVPSFGGQRSSRSDITPSWFDRLPILRFLARVAREIGLVRMLKNFSSLKQAKRRKP
- a CDS encoding tetratricopeptide repeat protein, giving the protein MGYSVEVNSSNFNSEVIEQSYTKLVLIDFFATWCGPCQLLKPVLKKLVKEYDFILAQVDIDKNQDLANQYGIEGVPDVRIALKGEMYPGFVGALSEAQLRDLLERLNLKSELDLGLEKAKGAIASQDFRGAKQIFDNLLVQYPENPHVAIEAARFLLRIGQLQDAERIARTIGEDNRAFYPKAQAIQTLIQLKQAADNSGDSELDRLFARAARLALSEDYEGAFSLFLQIVQENRQYRNDGARKAMVSLFNLLGLDHPLTKQYQQELMMALY